In a genomic window of Xenopus laevis strain J_2021 chromosome 5S, Xenopus_laevis_v10.1, whole genome shotgun sequence:
- the LOC121394326 gene encoding uncharacterized protein LOC121394326, protein MTFNQFSCDDLLIPFFIRDGLLSHFFSRAGLLVPFFSCDGLLIPFFSSDGLLVPFFSRYGLLVPFFSHAGLLVPLFSCDGLLIPFFSSDGLLVPFFSRYGLLVPFFSHAGLLVPFFSCDGLLIPFFSSDGLLVPFFSRYGLLVPFFSRAGLLVPFFS, encoded by the coding sequence ATGACCTTCAATCAATTCAGTTGTGATGATCTCCTCATCCCCTTCTTCATTCGTGACGGTCTCCTCAGCCACTTCTTTAGTCGTGCCGGTCTCCTTGTCCCCTTCTTTAGTTGCGATGGGCTCCTCATCCCCTTCTTCAGTTCCGACGGGCTTCTAGTCCCCTTCTTCAGTCGCTATGGTCTCCTCGTCCCCTTCTTTAGTCACGCCGGTCTCCTTGTCCCCTTATTTAGTTGCGACGGGCTCCTCATCCCCTTCTTCAGTTCCGACGGGCTCCTAGTCCCCTTCTTCAGTCGCTATGGTCTCCTCGTCCCCTTCTTTAGTCACGCCGGTCTCCTTGTCCCCTTCTTTAGTTGCGACGGGCTCCTCATCCCCTTCTTCAGTTCCGACGGGCTCCTAGTCCCCTTCTTCAGTCGCTATGGTCTCCTCGTCCCCTTCTTTAGTCGCGCCGGTCTCCTTGTCCCCTTCTTTAGTTGA